A genome region from bacterium includes the following:
- the acpS gene encoding holo-ACP synthase yields the protein MIAGIGIDILRADRIRSAIERYGERFTRRVFTCTELEYCRSKKNAYESLAARFAVKEAAFKALGRGWDECGGFTAVEVVTGNGGRPEIVFCGKARKIADSIGVSRAFVTITHDSGISAAVVILEKQV from the coding sequence ATGATAGCAGGTATCGGAATTGACATACTGAGAGCCGACCGCATCAGGTCGGCAATAGAGCGTTATGGTGAACGGTTTACACGCCGTGTATTCACCTGCACCGAGCTGGAATACTGCCGCTCGAAGAAAAACGCATACGAAAGCCTGGCAGCCCGGTTCGCCGTAAAAGAGGCCGCGTTCAAGGCTCTCGGCAGGGGATGGGACGAATGCGGCGGATTCACAGCGGTTGAGGTCGTCACGGGGAACGGTGGCCGCCCTGAGATTGTCTTTTGCGGGAAAGCCAGGAAGATTGCGGACAGCATCGGTGTCAGCCGTGCCTTTGTCACCATTACCCACGACAGCGGCATTTCGGCAGCGGTAGTTATTCTGGAAAAACAGGTTTGA
- a CDS encoding bifunctional precorrin-2 dehydrogenase/sirohydrochlorin ferrochelatase — MNEHPLYPIFLPIGGRPCVIVGGGAVALRKARDLIETGAVLTVVAENPSGGITALSEQGMFVLKTKRFEPDDIDGAFLVFAATDDEDVNAAIAEAARRKRILVNVVDTPALCDFYSGAVVRRGPLRIAISTGGLCPGLAGHIRCELEKLFPERYGDFIEAMGEIRTYIISCADLTAERKNTALSWLVRDETRALFFLSGKEAVWEELKKVISS, encoded by the coding sequence ATGAATGAACATCCCCTGTATCCGATCTTTCTTCCGATCGGCGGAAGACCCTGTGTCATCGTGGGCGGTGGAGCGGTCGCCCTCAGAAAAGCCCGCGACCTCATCGAGACCGGAGCCGTGCTAACCGTGGTGGCGGAAAACCCGTCCGGCGGAATTACCGCTCTGTCGGAGCAGGGTATGTTCGTTCTGAAAACAAAACGGTTCGAGCCGGACGATATCGATGGCGCATTCCTCGTATTCGCCGCCACGGACGATGAGGATGTCAATGCCGCGATTGCCGAAGCTGCGCGACGGAAACGGATTCTTGTCAACGTCGTAGATACCCCGGCGCTCTGTGATTTCTATTCCGGCGCGGTGGTCAGACGCGGCCCGCTGCGTATCGCGATATCTACCGGCGGACTGTGTCCGGGGCTGGCGGGGCATATCCGCTGCGAACTCGAGAAGCTGTTTCCTGAACGGTATGGCGATTTTATCGAGGCGATGGGTGAAATTAGAACGTATATTATATCCTGCGCCGATCTGACAGCCGAACGGAAAAACACGGCGCTCTCGTGGCTGGTGCGGGATGAAACACGCGCACTCTTTTTTTTATCGGGGAAAGAAGCAGTATGGGAGGAATTAAAAAAAGTCATTTCTTCATGA
- the hemA gene encoding glutamyl-tRNA reductase has translation MGGIKKSHFFMTGISHKTAEVELREKVSISPDSLGAVLKGLKSIRGVSECVVLSTCNRTELYTVLSEPVKKVRGLIERYILSVTGQEPSMLDRFYRFQGMEVVEHLFMVTCGLDSMIIGEPQIFGQVKNAYSAACDHLCTGPVFNRLFHHTFRVGKLARNTTSIGEGAVSVSYAAVELARKVFGTLDGRSVLLVGAGKIGELCARQLVNSGVERLYVSNRTALRAADLAGRVAGETIPFDKIAPMSSSVDIILSSVASCSPVMKTSDFLTYMQARKNSPLFIIDLGVPRNVEPDASDTDRIVLYNIDDLEDVIFGNRDKRKSEAEKAKKLIVKEVEEFRSWLSERTVIPVIQRLRERCESIRQEELDKVRNRINPEAFKTLDLVTRRVVRKILHNPTITMRAAASESSRERLVNSVRELFIDEKNE, from the coding sequence ATGGGAGGAATTAAAAAAAGTCATTTCTTCATGACCGGTATTTCCCACAAAACCGCCGAGGTGGAGCTGCGCGAGAAAGTATCGATCTCACCCGATTCGCTCGGTGCCGTTCTGAAGGGTTTGAAATCCATTCGGGGCGTCTCGGAATGCGTGGTGCTTTCCACCTGTAACAGGACCGAACTGTACACGGTGCTCAGCGAACCGGTAAAAAAGGTACGCGGTCTTATCGAGCGGTACATTCTTTCGGTGACCGGCCAGGAGCCATCCATGTTGGACAGATTCTACCGGTTCCAGGGGATGGAGGTCGTCGAACACCTCTTCATGGTGACATGCGGTCTCGACTCGATGATCATCGGCGAGCCGCAGATATTCGGACAGGTCAAAAACGCCTACTCGGCCGCATGCGACCACCTGTGCACGGGCCCGGTGTTCAACCGCCTCTTTCACCATACTTTCAGGGTCGGCAAGCTCGCACGGAATACCACATCGATCGGCGAGGGAGCCGTCTCGGTAAGCTATGCGGCGGTCGAACTCGCACGAAAGGTTTTCGGCACGCTCGACGGCCGTTCGGTTCTTCTCGTAGGCGCCGGTAAAATCGGCGAGCTCTGCGCGCGGCAGCTCGTCAATTCCGGTGTGGAACGGCTGTACGTCTCGAACAGGACGGCGCTGCGGGCTGCCGATCTCGCCGGCAGAGTCGCCGGGGAGACAATACCGTTCGACAAGATCGCCCCGATGAGTTCTTCGGTCGATATCATACTCTCGTCGGTCGCAAGCTGCAGTCCGGTCATGAAAACGAGCGATTTTCTGACATACATGCAAGCCCGCAAAAACTCGCCGCTCTTTATCATCGACCTCGGAGTACCCCGCAATGTCGAGCCCGATGCCTCGGACACCGACCGTATCGTTCTCTATAACATAGATGACCTCGAGGATGTCATTTTCGGCAACCGTGACAAACGTAAAAGCGAGGCCGAAAAAGCAAAAAAACTGATCGTTAAAGAGGTCGAAGAATTTCGCTCATGGCTTTCGGAACGCACCGTTATCCCGGTAATCCAGCGTCTCCGCGAGCGGTGCGAATCTATCCGCCAGGAAGAACTCGACAAGGTCAGAAACCGTATAAATCCGGAAGCTTTTAAAACGCTCGATCTTGTCACACGGCGTGTTGTGAGAAAAATTCTTCACAATCCCACCATAACCATGCGCGCCGCGGCATCGGAAAGCTCCCGGGAACGTCTCGTAAATTCCGTTCGCGAGCTCTTTATCGACGAAAAAAACGAATAA
- the hemC gene encoding hydroxymethylbilane synthase, with the protein MKRISLVLGTRGSTLALAQTETVRARLMLMFPELKIETRIIKTEGDIDRTSPLSDFGGRGAFVRSIENALLLHKIDAAVHSLKDLPSKLPEGLVLGAAPERADYRDVLVSPVGHTLKTLPSGSVIATGSIRRRVQIRAVRPDVVFADIRGNIETRLKKPGHESVDAVVLAAAGLERLGLSSAVTEYLDTETVLPAPCQGALGLECRADDPDVLSLLNAIDDRDVRACVETERAFIETLGMGCHMPVGALARFEGREIVFSGFVSPAGHGDMMRETIHATPEQAQTSAREMAGRLRRAVGNNGKK; encoded by the coding sequence ATGAAGAGAATATCACTGGTACTCGGAACACGCGGAAGCACTCTTGCGCTTGCCCAGACGGAAACTGTCCGGGCGCGGCTCATGCTCATGTTTCCGGAACTGAAAATCGAAACGCGTATCATTAAAACCGAAGGGGATATCGATCGCACCTCTCCGCTTTCGGACTTCGGCGGCCGCGGAGCGTTTGTGCGGAGTATAGAGAACGCCCTGCTCCTGCATAAGATTGACGCTGCTGTGCACAGCCTCAAGGACCTGCCGTCGAAACTTCCCGAAGGGCTCGTGCTCGGCGCGGCGCCTGAAAGGGCGGATTACCGCGATGTCCTGGTCTCTCCGGTCGGTCATACGCTCAAAACGCTTCCCTCCGGAAGTGTCATCGCCACTGGCAGTATCAGGCGGAGGGTTCAGATTCGGGCTGTCCGCCCCGATGTCGTTTTTGCCGATATTCGGGGAAATATCGAAACACGGCTGAAAAAACCCGGCCATGAATCCGTCGATGCGGTCGTGCTTGCAGCCGCGGGACTCGAACGTCTCGGGCTTTCTTCGGCGGTCACGGAGTATCTGGACACCGAAACCGTCCTGCCCGCGCCGTGCCAGGGTGCGCTCGGCCTGGAATGCAGAGCGGATGACCCCGATGTCCTGTCGCTCCTGAATGCAATTGATGACCGCGATGTCCGCGCCTGCGTGGAGACCGAGCGGGCGTTTATCGAAACCCTCGGCATGGGTTGCCATATGCCGGTGGGCGCGCTTGCCCGTTTCGAGGGCAGGGAGATTGTCTTCAGCGGTTTCGTCTCTCCCGCCGGACACGGGGATATGATGAGGGAA